Within Opitutales bacterium, the genomic segment TTTTGGAGATGGGTATTGAGAGCCGTTCAGCAGAGCAGATCTATGCAGTGTGTGATTTGTTTGACTCAAGAGGCTTTGAGGACCGCTACCACGAGAGTGCGGTTCTCTACCGCCTTTCGATGGTAATGATGCAGGAGCTCAACACTGCTAGGAAACAGCGATCTTCAATGGATACTGCTCGTGATTACCTCATGGACCATCACCGTAGCTATGTAAATGTGAAGGAGGTGGCGCATCATTTCGGAATGAGTCGCGAGCATTTCATCCGTTCATTCCGCGAACGTCATGGTGTGACACCCGGGAGATTCTTGCGCCATGAGCGGATAGGCACAGCACGCTATCTGTTGGAGAATACGGACTTCACATTGGATAAGGTCGCCGAGGAGATCGGTCTTGGAAGTGCCAGTGCCTTCTGCCGGATGTTTAGAGAATCAACCGGAGAAACTCCGATTTCATGGCGTAAGAAGATGTAGTGACTGGATAAGTGACAGCTCTCAGAATTGGAGTAACACTAGCTAGTTAGAGCCTAAATGAAGCGTCTGGAGTCTTACTAAATAGCAGTCGCGACATGCATGAAGCCAGAGGAGTAGCGATGGTTTGAACCCCTCTTTCTCTGCGTATGATTCCGGTTAAGAACTTACGCTGGATGGGTTTGAGTTCGGTGCATCGAGGTGCCAGTAGCCATTCCTTTGAGCGCACCCAACTTAGATAGCGGAACACGTTTGCATAGCCTACACCTGAAGCATTGCCCATAGGGATGATCACGCGTTGAAACCTGCGACTGGTAGACGAGATTTTCTGGAATCCGTAATCGTCGAGTTCTGTGGCATGGATTGCCTCGTCGATGCGAAGGTCTTCGGCGATCTCGGCGTGGCAGCGGCCGTCCGTCAATACAGCAATTTGGTCCAGGGGCCATGCTGCGCGACAGGCGTCGATAACGGCATCGAGCTTTTCGACTGCGACGCAACGGACAATAAGTGTAGAGACGGTCTTGCTCATCAGTCGAGGAAGGAGAAAGGCGCCATCCAGTCGATGGATAATTGTGCGAACTGTTTTTCCTTAAGTCTGAAGACTTTCTCAGGGTGTGCGTGCCAGAGTTTTTTCGCCTCATTCATGGCGCGTAGGTATAGGGTGGTGCGCTGAAGTATTGTGTAGACGAGGATATCCCGAACACGTTGCTTAACAAGGTGTTTCCAAGACTCTTCTGGAGCAAAGCGCAGTGCTAGAAGTAATAAATTACGGCAATGATAGAAGGCGTGGCGTTGGTCTATTCGGTTGGTTTGCGAGGAAAGATGGGCCACCTGTGCGTCTGGGCAGTGTAAGAGGTTACACCCGTGGGCAATAGCCCGTGCAGACCAGTGTAGCTCTGCTCCCCAGAAAAAGAGTTCTGGATCTAACCCGCCAATGCGCTGGACCGTCTCTGTGCGCAACAATGAGCCGGCATGGTGAAAGGTTCCGGCTTCACAAAGCGATGAGCTTTTAGTGACACGCATTTGCACTCGTGTATTACGAACGACCGAAAGAGAGATCGAATCTGCTTCGACTCCACTCAGAATGATCCGGGCGAGCCCGTCCCAAGTTTCTAGGCGTGGCGCGCTGTCATCATCTAAAGTGAGTATCCATTCCCCTTGTGCTGCTGCATATCCTTTGTTGAGGCCCGATATGCCCTGGTTGTCCGACGTTTCTATCAGTTTGATACTGGGGTGATTATTGCGAAGCCAAGCCTGAGTCCCATCGGTCGAGCCATTGTCACAAACAATGATTTCCTTCCAACAGTCGCCGGGCGATCGTAGGGTTTGGATCGTGAGCTCAAGGTCCTGTAGTCTGTTAAGTGAGAGCACCACGACACTGATATGTTTCAATACCTCGATTTCGGGTGGCAGTGACTGGATACTACTGTGATCTTGTTGGGAAAAACGCATCGGTTCAGGTCTACAAATCGCCTGAGGGATGCATAGATGAAGTCACAGAGCATTATTTAAACTTCTGTGAAAATATGGGTGAGTATTAAGGACAGCTATGGGCAGGGCTACTATTTGACAGAACCTGCGAAACAAACACTGCCAGTATGAAACACGAATTTGTCCTCATTTCGAGACATCCAGAGCTTTACGGGTCTGTGACGAATACACTTAGGAAGCTTTTTGGCGTCCAAGCACACGTTAAGCGTATCGGACACGGTGCGCGTTGTCTGTGCGGTGGCATTCCCAATAATGCAATTGTCATTGCTGATGCTGATGGAATCAGTGGACAAAGCTTTCGTGAAATTATTTCTGATGAGGTCGGACATCGTTTCCCAGTGATCGCGATCATGGACGAGCACCATCCGGCTTACAATGCGATTTGCCGCATGGGTATTTGCTCGGTCATCAAATCCGCACCTGAGGGAGTTTTTCGCCGGTCACTTGAGCATGCCGTCATGGACTTGATAAACCTTCTGGCGCTCCAGCAGGTCGAGCAAATGATCGCTGCCGGAACTCACTCGCGGAATCCATTTACTTCGCGTCCTCCGTTCGGGGCGTTCTAGGGACTTTGCCGGGAATATGATTCCTAGATACTTCTAGCAGCGGCCTGGCACGAAGCCAGGCCCTAAGAGTCAGCTGGCCTACTGAGCCTTAGCCAGCCGGGGTATTATTCCGTGCGATGATAAGTTTATTATCCGGTGGTTGAGTGCCTAAGTTAGCCTTGTTTGTAATCACTCCGTCGCACTCGTCCCATGTGCACTCCCGGACCATCTCTCTCTGCCCAAATTTCGATGAATCTGCCAAAAGATAGGTCTGATCGGCATTGACCATCATGCTGCGTTCGATCTCTACCACCAGGTCGTTGTTGTTGTAAGCGCCATCCTCAAGAATGCCCCCGACAGAAA encodes:
- a CDS encoding glycosyltransferase family 2 protein, translating into MRFSQQDHSSIQSLPPEIEVLKHISVVVLSLNRLQDLELTIQTLRSPGDCWKEIIVCDNGSTDGTQAWLRNNHPSIKLIETSDNQGISGLNKGYAAAQGEWILTLDDDSAPRLETWDGLARIILSGVEADSISLSVVRNTRVQMRVTKSSSLCEAGTFHHAGSLLRTETVQRIGGLDPELFFWGAELHWSARAIAHGCNLLHCPDAQVAHLSSQTNRIDQRHAFYHCRNLLLLALRFAPEESWKHLVKQRVRDILVYTILQRTTLYLRAMNEAKKLWHAHPEKVFRLKEKQFAQLSIDWMAPFSFLD
- a CDS encoding helix-turn-helix transcriptional regulator, encoding MGVDLMSVGSLSKLQIVDHTSRYYWNLRNRREFSTIIKLTLSGRGRMQSRDKVYDTAPGSALLMFATEDTQYFYPNDATQAWKFCWINIMGGDDLFRSLHEQHGPLLEMGIESRSAEQIYAVCDLFDSRGFEDRYHESAVLYRLSMVMMQELNTARKQRSSMDTARDYLMDHHRSYVNVKEVAHHFGMSREHFIRSFRERHGVTPGRFLRHERIGTARYLLENTDFTLDKVAEEIGLGSASAFCRMFRESTGETPISWRKKM